The Candidatus Bathyarchaeota archaeon genome window below encodes:
- the uppS gene encoding polyprenyl diphosphate synthase has product MLSAFLRSIGIYKIYEKWLLGQIKKQKMPAHIGVILDGNRRWALGRALPSIQGHKYGVKIGEDFLKWCLDLDIKVMTAYVFSTENFQRPKNEVEHTLKLIGEEAIKLINDKQIHENKVRVKTLGKINLLPDYLQNDFHKIEEATKNYSDYYLNIAIAYGGRTEIVDATRKIAEHVKEGKISLKEIDENLFRKNLYTAHLPNPYPDLIIRTSGEERLSGFLLWQSAYSELCFLDVFWPDFRKIDLLRAIRTYQKRVKRLGR; this is encoded by the coding sequence TTGCTATCTGCATTTCTAAGATCCATAGGAATATACAAAATATATGAAAAATGGCTTTTGGGGCAAATAAAGAAACAAAAAATGCCGGCGCACATTGGAGTAATTTTAGACGGTAATCGTAGATGGGCTTTGGGTAGAGCTTTGCCATCAATTCAAGGTCATAAATACGGAGTAAAGATTGGAGAGGATTTTCTAAAATGGTGTTTGGATTTAGACATCAAAGTAATGACTGCTTATGTTTTTTCAACTGAAAATTTTCAAAGACCAAAAAACGAAGTTGAACATACACTAAAATTGATTGGAGAAGAGGCAATTAAACTCATTAATGATAAACAAATCCATGAAAACAAAGTAAGGGTGAAAACTCTTGGAAAAATAAATTTACTTCCAGATTATCTACAAAACGATTTTCATAAAATTGAAGAAGCCACAAAAAATTACTCTGATTATTATCTTAATATTGCGATCGCATATGGCGGTCGAACAGAGATAGTAGATGCCACAAGAAAAATTGCTGAGCATGTAAAAGAAGGTAAAATATCTTTAAAGGAAATAGATGAAAATCTATTTAGAAAAAATCTATATACAGCACATCTGCCTAATCCTTACCCGGATCTAATAATCAGAACATCAGGCGAAGAGAGGTTAAGTGGATTTCTACTTTGGCAATCAGCCTATAGTGAACTCTGTTTCTTAGATGTATTTTGGCCAGATTTTAGAAAAATAGATCTACTTCGTGCTATTAGAACCTACCAAAAAAGAGTAAAAAGATTAGGGCGTTAA